A region from the Pelagovum pacificum genome encodes:
- a CDS encoding NAD(P)H-hydrate dehydratase: MRAREETAMKNGAVTGAALMERAGRGAVEATVRTWPDLAGGGHHAVVLCGPGNNGGDGYVVARRLADLGWTVEVFGMGDPQKASPDARLMRQLWEACGPVGQLSDAGHGTRPDLLVDALFGTGLGRAIPAETVTAVAAVKARSGARACRVVALDCVSGLDCDSGRMLLPDGAAPDAMAADLTVTFHAAKRGHYLGQPQSRSLEVVDIGLDHAEDDPRQRPAPGLLRRIEPGRLAPAAWLGSVLPVAPGAHKYDRGHVLVLGGGCGKGGAGRLAARAALRIGAGLVTLAVPPSALQENAARLDAIMLTSMKGPEGLADILSDSRLSCVALGPGLGVGEATREMVRQVAGADRATVLDADALSSFSDDPDALFGLLHARCVLTPHEGEFARLFPDLAEKDRSVSKVDAAAEAARRSGATVLLKGPDTVIASPDGAVSVNAAFYGREAPWLGTAGAGDVLTGMIAGLMGNGRADPHLAASAGAWLHVEAARYVGPGLISEDLPDALPGLFRSLGL; the protein is encoded by the coding sequence ATGCGTGCACGCGAAGAAACCGCAATGAAAAACGGTGCCGTCACGGGCGCCGCCCTGATGGAACGTGCGGGGCGGGGCGCGGTCGAGGCGACGGTCCGGACATGGCCCGATCTGGCGGGCGGCGGGCACCATGCCGTGGTCCTCTGCGGGCCCGGCAACAACGGCGGCGACGGCTACGTCGTGGCGCGCCGGCTGGCCGACCTCGGCTGGACTGTCGAGGTCTTCGGCATGGGCGACCCGCAGAAGGCATCGCCCGATGCGCGGCTCATGCGTCAGCTTTGGGAGGCGTGCGGCCCTGTCGGACAGCTGTCTGACGCCGGGCACGGCACGCGGCCCGATCTGCTGGTCGATGCGTTGTTCGGCACGGGGCTCGGCCGGGCGATCCCGGCGGAAACTGTGACCGCCGTCGCGGCGGTGAAGGCGCGGTCGGGCGCGCGCGCCTGTCGGGTCGTCGCGCTCGATTGCGTCTCCGGCCTCGATTGCGACAGCGGCCGGATGCTGTTGCCGGACGGTGCCGCGCCCGACGCGATGGCCGCCGACCTTACGGTGACCTTCCACGCGGCCAAGCGCGGACATTACCTCGGGCAGCCGCAGTCCCGGTCGCTCGAGGTGGTGGATATCGGCCTCGACCATGCGGAGGACGATCCCCGGCAGCGCCCGGCGCCGGGGCTGCTGCGGCGTATCGAACCGGGGAGGCTGGCGCCCGCGGCGTGGCTCGGATCGGTGCTGCCGGTGGCGCCGGGTGCGCATAAGTATGACCGGGGCCATGTGCTTGTGCTCGGCGGGGGCTGCGGCAAGGGCGGGGCCGGGCGGCTGGCCGCACGGGCGGCGCTGCGGATCGGCGCGGGGCTGGTGACGCTCGCCGTACCGCCGTCTGCTTTGCAGGAGAATGCGGCGCGGCTCGACGCAATCATGCTGACCTCGATGAAGGGCCCGGAGGGGCTTGCGGACATCCTGTCGGACAGTCGTCTGAGTTGTGTCGCGCTCGGCCCCGGCCTCGGCGTCGGAGAGGCGACGCGCGAGATGGTCCGGCAGGTGGCGGGGGCAGACCGCGCGACCGTGCTCGACGCCGACGCGCTGTCGAGCTTTTCCGACGATCCGGACGCCTTGTTCGGCCTGCTCCATGCGCGGTGCGTGCTGACCCCCCACGAAGGCGAATTCGCGCGCCTATTCCCCGATCTGGCCGAAAAGGATCGGTCCGTCTCGAAAGTCGACGCGGCCGCGGAGGCCGCCCGTCGGAGCGGGGCGACCGTGCTGCTCAAGGGGCCGGACACGGTGATCGCCAGTCCGGACGGCGCAGTCTCGGTCAATGCCGCGTTCTACGGGCGCGAGGCGCCGTGGCTCGGCACGGCCGGCGCAGGAGACGTGCTGACTGGCATGATCGCGGGGCTGATGGGCAATGGGCGGGCTGATCCCCACCTCGCGGCGAGTGCGGGGGCCTGGCTGCATGTGGAGGCCGCGCGCTACGTAGGTCCGGGGCTGATCTCGGAGGATCTTCCGGACGCGCTGCCGGGGCTGTTCCGGTCGCTGGGTCTATAG
- a CDS encoding Hint domain-containing protein produces the protein MDLDTQSRALGAGLIDQFSSADISGLFAGTTVMTMDGEMPVDHLTVGDRIITRDTGVAVLRDVRVTEVEVMAVRVKAGSLGHSRPDEDMILPPGAMVHIRDWRAEAMFGSKSALVPVRRLIDGEFIAEGEKKMVRVYDLVFDQQHILYANGLEVASAG, from the coding sequence ATGGACCTGGATACGCAGTCGCGCGCCCTCGGCGCCGGTCTCATCGACCAATTCTCCAGTGCGGATATTTCCGGCCTGTTCGCCGGAACGACCGTGATGACCATGGACGGCGAGATGCCTGTCGACCACCTCACGGTCGGCGACCGGATCATCACCCGCGATACCGGCGTGGCCGTTCTCCGCGACGTCCGCGTGACCGAGGTCGAGGTGATGGCGGTCCGCGTGAAGGCCGGCTCGCTCGGCCACTCCCGCCCGGACGAGGACATGATCCTTCCCCCTGGCGCAATGGTCCATATCCGCGACTGGCGCGCCGAAGCGATGTTCGGCTCCAAGTCGGCCCTCGTGCCGGTCCGTCGCCTGATCGACGGTGAATTCATCGCCGAGGGCGAGAAGAAGATGGTCCGCGTCTACGACCTCGTCTTCGACCAGCAACATATTCTCTACGCCAACGGTCTCGAGGTCGCCTCGGCCGGCTGA